Within the Serratia sp. UGAL515B_01 genome, the region GCCATTTTAGCCGCGCCGGTCAACGTTGCGCAGTCGATGATAAGCGTCGGATTTTGCTCACTGGCATCGATCAGACCATCGGCCAACACTAAACGCCCTTCCGCATCAGTATTCATCACCTCAACAGTCTTGCCATTGCGGTAGCGAATAATATCACCCAGTTTGAACGCGTTCCCGCTTACCAGATTGTCTGCACAACACAGATAGAGTTTAACGCGTTGCTGAAGGCCACGTGCTGCAGCCAATGCCAGCGCACCAGTAATAGTCGCAGCCCCACCCATATCAGACTTCATCGAGTCCATAAACGCGCTCTGTTTTAGGCTGTAGCCACCAGAGTCAAACGTAATACCCTTACCGACCAGGCAGGCAAACACCGGTGCATCAGGATCCCCCGTTGGGTTAAAGTCTAACGCCAGCAGAACAGGTGAACGATCAGAACCACGGCCCACGGTGTGCAAACCGGCGTAGTTTTGCTCGCGCAGATCTTCACCTTTGGTAATCCGGTAACTGACCGCATCACAGGCAACATCACACATCAAGTCAATAGCTCGGGTGGCTAATTGCTCTGGCCCCAGTTCTTCGGCTGGCAGATTGATAGTGTCGCGTACCCAGTCGATAATTTTCAAACGCTGTTCCAGCTCTTTGCGTTCAACTTCCGGCAATTCTGCCCAATCAACGCTACGCAGCCCTTTTGGCCCACGGAAACCTTGCCAGAATGCCCAGCTTTGCTCCAGCCCCCAGCCTTCTCCGGCCAGTTTCACTTTTTTGATCCCCTGACCATCAATCTTACGAGCTGCACGCTGTATAGTGCTCAATTTGTCATTAGCTGTCAGATGAATAGTCATGCCTTTATCTTGGCTACTCAGTATTGCCTTTTCACCCCAGCGAGCATCAGCGGGTTGCAGTGATAGCGTGATCTGCATGATTTCAGTTGTCATAGCCTTACTCCGGAATATTATTTTCCTAATCTTTCCTAAAAAAATAAATGGGCCGCCATAGGCAGCCCATTAAGTTAGTTACTCCGCTTCATCCAACCAGACCAGCAGGATCGCTTCCAATATTTTTTCATTGGATGCTTGCGGATCGTCATCAAACTCTTCGAGATCGCAGATCCATTGGTGCATATCGGTAAAACGTACGGTTTTCGGATCGGTATCTGGATAGGCATCGTAGAGTGCTTCGCCGATTTCCCTGCTGTCTGTCCACTTCAGTCCCATAATAGTCATCTCCTCAAGGAAAGTGCTTCAGTGGCGTAGCGAAAGCTGTTTTACCATAGGCAGCGCAAAGGAACCGGGGTGTACAGCAAGTACAAAAGGCTCCAGAGCACTGCCCTAGGCTAAAATGCTAAGCGCAGCAGCCTAATGAGATACTTTTTAGTGCTCACGCGCGTGATTGATGGTGTAACGCGGCATTTCCACCACCAGATCTTCATCAGTGACGCGAGCCTGGCAACTCAAGCGACTTTCCGGTTCCAATCCCCAAGCCTTATCCAGCATGTCATCTTCCAGTTCGCTGCTTTCATCAAGGGAATCAAACCCTTCACGTACAATACAGTGACAGGTGGTACATGCACATGACTTCTCACAAGCATGCTCGATTTCAATACCGTTTCGCAGCGCAACATCGAGGATGGTTTCCCCTTTCTCCGCTTCCAGTACAGCCCCTTCAGGACAAAGATCTTGATGGGGTAGGAAAACTATTTTAGGCATGGTTAAACCTCATCCACAGAATGGCCAGCCAGCGCACGGCGAATGGAGGCATCCATACGGCGCGCGGCAAAATCTTGGGTTGTTGCATCAACTTTCTTTATTGCGTCTTCGATCACTGTAGGCTCATGACTCTGCATGCTCGCTTGCAGATTTGCTACCGCGCCGTCGATCGCCTGACGTTCTTCTTCACTCAGCAGAGCGGCATCACTGGCTAGAGCCCCTTGCAAACTTTCCAGCACACGCGAGGCCTCAACCCGTTGTTCAGCCAGTTTGCGTGCCCCAATATCACTTTGTGCATTAGCCATGGAATCCTTGAGCATACTGGCAATTTCGGTATCGGAGAGACCATAAGACGGCTTCACTTGGATAGAGGCTTCAACGCCGGTAGATTTTTCCATCGCCGTGACGCTCAGCAGACCGTCTGCATCTACCTGAAAAGTCACCCGAATATGTGCACCGCCCGCAGGCAGTGGGGGTAAACCTCGCAGAGTAAAACGAGCCAGTGAACGGCAGTCCTGTACCAGTTCCCTTTCGCCCTGCAATACGTGGATCATCATGCCACTCTGGCCATCTTTAAAGGTCGTGAACTCTTGGGCACGTGCAACCGGAATAGTGGTATTACGTGGGATCACTTTTTCTACCAGTCCGCCCATAGTTTCTAACCCGAGCGATAGCGGGATCACATCAAGCAGCAGCATATCGCTATCCGGCTTATTACCTACCAGAATATCTGCCTGAATAGCTGCACCGATAGCCACCACTTTATCCGGATCGATTGACGTCAGCGGCATACGGCCGAAAAACTCACCGACTTGTTCACGCACCAAGGGAACACGCGTGGAGCCACCAACCATAACCACTTCCAGCACTTCTTCGGCACTGACTCCTGCATCTTTTAACGCACGGCGACAAGCCATTAAGGTGCGTTTTACTAACGGAGCGATCAGCGTTTCAAATTGCGCAAGGGTGACGTCACCTTGCCAACCGCCAATATCGACCTGTGCACTTTGCGCCTCACTGAGTGTAATCTTGACTGCCACTGCCGCATCCAGCAATTGGCGCTGCAGAGCGTGATCGCTGCGATCCACAATCTCCGCCTGTTCACGTAACCAGTCAGCCAGCAAATTATCGAAATCATCACCACCAAGTGCAGAGTCGCCACCGGTAGCCAGCACTTCAAACACACCACGGCTGAGACGCAGTATAGAAATGTCAAAGGTACCACCGCCCAGATCGTAGACAGCAATGACCCCTTCCTGACCAGAATCCAACCCATAAGCAATCGCCGCTGCCGTTGGTTCATTCAACAAACGCAATACATGCAGACCCGCAAGACGTGCGGCATCCTTGGTTCCCTGCCGTTGAGCGTCATCAAAATAGGCAGGCACGGTGATCACAACGCCATCGAGTTCGCCTTCCAAAGCGGCGGTGGCGCGTGAGGCGAGTTCTCTGAGAATATCGGCAGACACGCTAACCGGATTAAGCAAACCCGCGGCAGTTGCGATCATCGGCAAACCATTTTCGCTGGCCTGAAACTGATAAGGCAGATTTGGATAGCGTTGTTGTACATCAACCAGAGAGCGGCCCATCATTCGTTTCACGGAACTGATCGTATTAGTAGGATCCTGTGCAGCCTGCGCACGTGCAGCCCAACCGACGTCGCGTTTGGTGGTCTGATAGTGCACAACGGAGGGCAACAAATACCGCCCTTCAGCATCAGCCAGCGTTTCAGCCTGCCCGCTGCGCACCGTGGCTACCAGCGAATTGGTAGTGCCCAAGTCAATCCCCACAGCCAGACGACGCTGATGTGGTGCTGCACTGAGGCCAGGCTCACTAATTTGTAATAAAGCCATATATTGAAACTTCCAAAATCAGATTCAAAAACGTGTTACTCAAAACCCAGCAGTTTTTCTTCGAGTTGTTCAACCTGTTGCCGGAGTTTGTCCAAGAAACGCAGTTTACGTACAGTATCGGCCGCTTGTGACCATTGCTGGCTGTCCAGTTCTTGAACCATCTGTGTACTACGCTGTTTAAACGAGTTATCCAAGCGCGCAGAAAAAGCGGCCAGTGCACTTTCGGCATCTGGCTTACGTTCAATAGCATCAAGTTCTTCACGCAACTCCAGTTGTTCCATAAGGAATGTAGTGTCGCGCATTGTATGTTGCTCATTACCCAAATCAAAACCGTGCAAAGATAACATATACTCGGCGCGTTTTAATGGGTGCTTCAGCGATTGATAGGCTTCATTTATGGTTGCTGCCTGTTGTAACGCCATCAGGCGTTCACGCTCAGGTTGGAGGGCATTACGATCGGGGTGGAATTGACGTTGCAAATCCTGGTAGCGCGAGGTAAGCAGGCTGCCATCTACACTGAAGCGAACTGGCAACCCGAATAAGGTAAAGTGATCCATAGCGTGCTCTGGGCGTTATCGTGATGATTAAGATTCCCCCGTACACCACGGGGGAGCACGACGGACTGTCAGACGTTAAAACTTTCGCCGCAGCCACACTCGCTTGAGACGTTCGGGTTGTTGAACTTGAAGCCTTCGTTCAGACCTTCCTTGACAAAATCAAGCTCGGTACCGTCAAGATAGACCAGACTCTTGCCGTCAATGATCACCTTGACACCCTTGTCTTCAAAAACGACATCGTCATCGTTCGTTTCATCAACAAATTCGAGCACATACGCCATTCCTGAACAACCGGAAGTTCGTACACCCAAACGTAGGCCGAGACCTTTGCCGCGGTGATGCAAAAATGCCTGAACACGCTGCGCGGCGCTGTCGCTCATGGTAATCGACATAACAACCTCATTCAAAGCCCGTTTAGCCGGGCTAAATAGCTCATGAATAGACTCTAGGCAATTCGAGTTACAGGAAGATGGCAAAGTCGTGAGTCCCCAGTAACATAGATAAACTAGGCAACTGGGGTGAACAGGTTCAGCCAACGCACATGCAACTAGAAGTACGACGAGTATAACTACTTGGCGCTGTGTTTGCTCTTATAGTCAGCGATAGCTGCTTTAATAGCGTCTTCTGCCAGGATTGAGCAGTGAATTTTAACCGGTGGCAATTCCAGCTCTTCAGCGATCTGAGTGTTTTTGATTGCTTCGGCCTGATCGAGTGATTTGCCTTTCATCCACTCGGTCACCAGAGAACTGGATGCAATTGCTGACCCACAACCATAGGTCTTAAAGCGAGCATCTTCAATAATGCCTTCATTATTGACTTTGATCTGTAGCTTCATTACGTCACCACAGGCTGGTGCACCCACCATGCCGCTACCGACGGTAGGATCTTCGTTATCAAAAGATCCCACATTGCGTGGATTTTCGTAGTGATCGATTACTTTTTCGCTGTAAGCCATAACGTGACTCCTGAATACTGAGAATTAATGATGTGCCCATTCGATGCTGTTGATATCCACGCCCTGTTTGAACATTTCCCACAATGGGGAAAGATCACGCAGACGGCCAATGGATTTACGCACCAGCGAAATGGCGTAATCGATCTCTTCTTCGGTGGTGAATCGCCCCAGAGAAAAACGGATCGAGCTGTGTGCTAACTCGTCATTCATACCCAATGCACGCAACACGTAGGAAGGTTCGAGGCTGGCAGAAGTACAAGCAGAACCAGAGGATACCGCGAGGTCTTTCAGCGCCATGATCAACGATTCGCCTTCAACATAGTTGAAGCTAACGTTGAGAATGTTCGGTGCACCGTGTTCCAGATCGCCGTTGAGATACACTTCTTCCATATCTTTCACGCCGTTCCACAGACGATCGCGTAAGGCACGCAGACGTGGCATTTCAGTCGCCATTTCTTCTTTTGCAATACGGTAGGCTTCACCCATGCCGACAATCTGGTGAACTGGCAATGTTCCAGAACGCATACCGCGCTCATGACCACCGCCGTGGATCTGGGCTTCAATACGGATGCGCGGTTTACGGCGCACATAGAGAGCACCAATGCCTTTCGGACCATAAATCTTGTGGCCGGTAAAGGACATCAGGTCAACCTTCAGAGTACTCAGGTCAATTGGCAGTTTACCTACGCTCTGGGTGGCGTCGACATGGAAAACGATCCCGTGCGCACGGCACATTTCGCCAATCGTTTGAATATCTTGTACCACGCCAATTTCGTTGTTTATATGCATGATGGAAACCAGAATGGTGTCTTCACGCATTGCGCTTTTGAGCACATTAAGGTCGATAATCCCGTTGCTCTGTGGTGCCAGATAGGTCACTTCAAAACCTTCACGCTCAAGCTGGCGGCAAGTATCCAACACGGCTTTATGTTCAGTCTTGCAGGTGATGATGTGCTTGCCTTTCTTCTGATAGAAATTGGCAGCGCCTTTGATCGCCAGATTGTTGGATTCGGTTGCCCCGGAGGTGAAAACAATTTCACGCGGATCTGCCCCAACCAGTTCTGCGACTTGGTTACGGGCGATATCGACAGCCTCTTCCGCCTGCCACCCGAAACGGTGGGAACGGGAAGCTGGGTTACCGAAAGTACCGTCCAGGGTCAAACACTGCATCATCTTCTCGGCTACACGCGGATCGACCGGAGTTGTTGCCGAGTAGTCCAGATAAATCGGTAATTTCATTGCTCTTTTGCTCCGTACATCACTTCCAAAAACGAGTAAGATTTATCGCCAGCGACTTATGCGCGCAGATTAACGTTGATCGTTTCCTGCTGGCGCCCTTTGGCCGTGCGGCGTGTGTCGTTGTTTTGACGATCTGCCACGTCCAACACTTCCTGGTTGTTCACCAGTTCAGCCAACGTAATGTTGTTCAAAAAGCCGCTAATGCGCTCACTCAGATCGCGCCATAGTGTATGCGTCAGGCAGCGATCACCTCCCTGACAACCTTCTTTGCCTTGGCAACGGGTAGCATCTACAGATTCATCAACAGCCGATATAACCGCTCCAACGGCGATCTCACCAGCGTCTTTACCCAGCAGATAACCACCACCTGGCCCACGTACGCTGGCCACTAAGCCATTCTTGCGCAGACGCGAAAACAGTTGTTCCAGATAAGAGAGCGAAATACCTTGGCGTTCAGAAATATCTGCCAGTGGTACCGGCCCTTCCTGGGAATGTAATGCCACATCGAGCATTGCGGTTACGGCATAACGGCCTTTGGATGTCAATCTCATAGCTAAATGGTTACCAGTTGGTCAAATATGTAGAAAGTTTGACATTCCTGAGTAAAACAGTCAACTATTTACCCTAGTAATTTACTCAAGTATTAGCGC harbors:
- the pepB gene encoding aminopeptidase PepB, whose translation is MTTEIMQITLSLQPADARWGEKAILSSQDKGMTIHLTANDKLSTIQRAARKIDGQGIKKVKLAGEGWGLEQSWAFWQGFRGPKGLRSVDWAELPEVERKELEQRLKIIDWVRDTINLPAEELGPEQLATRAIDLMCDVACDAVSYRITKGEDLREQNYAGLHTVGRGSDRSPVLLALDFNPTGDPDAPVFACLVGKGITFDSGGYSLKQSAFMDSMKSDMGGAATITGALALAAARGLQQRVKLYLCCADNLVSGNAFKLGDIIRYRNGKTVEVMNTDAEGRLVLADGLIDASEQNPTLIIDCATLTGAAKMAVGNDYHALFSFDDALAQQVLASADVEHEPFWRLPLAEFHRNQLPSNFADLNNVAGAAYTAGASTAAAFLSHFVKNYQTGWLHIDCSATYRKGAVEQWSAGATGLGVRTLANLLLSKAR
- the iscX gene encoding Fe-S cluster assembly protein IscX, which produces MGLKWTDSREIGEALYDAYPDTDPKTVRFTDMHQWICDLEEFDDDPQASNEKILEAILLVWLDEAE
- the fdx gene encoding ISC system 2Fe-2S type ferredoxin — encoded protein: MPKIVFLPHQDLCPEGAVLEAEKGETILDVALRNGIEIEHACEKSCACTTCHCIVREGFDSLDESSELEDDMLDKAWGLEPESRLSCQARVTDEDLVVEMPRYTINHAREH
- the hscA gene encoding Fe-S protein assembly chaperone HscA codes for the protein MALLQISEPGLSAAPHQRRLAVGIDLGTTNSLVATVRSGQAETLADAEGRYLLPSVVHYQTTKRDVGWAARAQAAQDPTNTISSVKRMMGRSLVDVQQRYPNLPYQFQASENGLPMIATAAGLLNPVSVSADILRELASRATAALEGELDGVVITVPAYFDDAQRQGTKDAARLAGLHVLRLLNEPTAAAIAYGLDSGQEGVIAVYDLGGGTFDISILRLSRGVFEVLATGGDSALGGDDFDNLLADWLREQAEIVDRSDHALQRQLLDAAVAVKITLSEAQSAQVDIGGWQGDVTLAQFETLIAPLVKRTLMACRRALKDAGVSAEEVLEVVMVGGSTRVPLVREQVGEFFGRMPLTSIDPDKVVAIGAAIQADILVGNKPDSDMLLLDVIPLSLGLETMGGLVEKVIPRNTTIPVARAQEFTTFKDGQSGMMIHVLQGERELVQDCRSLARFTLRGLPPLPAGGAHIRVTFQVDADGLLSVTAMEKSTGVEASIQVKPSYGLSDTEIASMLKDSMANAQSDIGARKLAEQRVEASRVLESLQGALASDAALLSEEERQAIDGAVANLQASMQSHEPTVIEDAIKKVDATTQDFAARRMDASIRRALAGHSVDEV
- the hscB gene encoding co-chaperone HscB, which gives rise to MDHFTLFGLPVRFSVDGSLLTSRYQDLQRQFHPDRNALQPERERLMALQQAATINEAYQSLKHPLKRAEYMLSLHGFDLGNEQHTMRDTTFLMEQLELREELDAIERKPDAESALAAFSARLDNSFKQRSTQMVQELDSQQWSQAADTVRKLRFLDKLRQQVEQLEEKLLGFE
- the iscA gene encoding iron-sulfur cluster assembly protein IscA; protein product: MSITMSDSAAQRVQAFLHHRGKGLGLRLGVRTSGCSGMAYVLEFVDETNDDDVVFEDKGVKVIIDGKSLVYLDGTELDFVKEGLNEGFKFNNPNVSSECGCGESFNV
- the iscU gene encoding Fe-S cluster assembly scaffold IscU, encoding MAYSEKVIDHYENPRNVGSFDNEDPTVGSGMVGAPACGDVMKLQIKVNNEGIIEDARFKTYGCGSAIASSSLVTEWMKGKSLDQAEAIKNTQIAEELELPPVKIHCSILAEDAIKAAIADYKSKHSAK
- a CDS encoding IscS subfamily cysteine desulfurase; its protein translation is MKLPIYLDYSATTPVDPRVAEKMMQCLTLDGTFGNPASRSHRFGWQAEEAVDIARNQVAELVGADPREIVFTSGATESNNLAIKGAANFYQKKGKHIITCKTEHKAVLDTCRQLEREGFEVTYLAPQSNGIIDLNVLKSAMREDTILVSIMHINNEIGVVQDIQTIGEMCRAHGIVFHVDATQSVGKLPIDLSTLKVDLMSFTGHKIYGPKGIGALYVRRKPRIRIEAQIHGGGHERGMRSGTLPVHQIVGMGEAYRIAKEEMATEMPRLRALRDRLWNGVKDMEEVYLNGDLEHGAPNILNVSFNYVEGESLIMALKDLAVSSGSACTSASLEPSYVLRALGMNDELAHSSIRFSLGRFTTEEEIDYAISLVRKSIGRLRDLSPLWEMFKQGVDINSIEWAHH
- the iscR gene encoding Fe-S cluster assembly transcriptional regulator IscR, coding for MRLTSKGRYAVTAMLDVALHSQEGPVPLADISERQGISLSYLEQLFSRLRKNGLVASVRGPGGGYLLGKDAGEIAVGAVISAVDESVDATRCQGKEGCQGGDRCLTHTLWRDLSERISGFLNNITLAELVNNQEVLDVADRQNNDTRRTAKGRQQETINVNLRA